One window of the Pseudochaenichthys georgianus chromosome 21, fPseGeo1.2, whole genome shotgun sequence genome contains the following:
- the LOC117466586 gene encoding exosomal polycystin-1-interacting protein-like — protein MEMSPNTVSSVLFPWSLWLLFFLTPVTRTTSSAPSSEAPPSANTTLLFDSGTSLRNCSCSAALRDCDEALANSLCRCHTAPRSALPRAGLTEPGTLTVWVKELWVLEELLNSSRVGHLRLSFCGIKPMDSQYLVLLGLRTLRIHSAVPEAPYPHQEMTISPAVGLVMEIETLSFDISSSLRVTFLDVAVLNGLSALKAYSVLGPPAHTLPQRFPHLALPPALPSTDTPGDPTDPSEQASEPPLLFTFVY, from the coding sequence ATGGAGATGTCTCCAAACACCGTCTCCTCTGTCTTGTTCCCATGGTCACTTTGGCTGCTGTTCTTCCTGACCCCCGTCACCCGGACAACcagctccgccccctcctctGAAGCTCCTCCGTCGGCCAATACCACGCTGCTGTTTGACAGTGGCACCAGCCTGCGGAACTGCAGCTGCTCCGCGGCGCTGCGGGACTGTGACGAGGCTCTGGCCAACTCGCTGTGCAGGTGCCACACGGCCCCCCGCTCCGCCCTCCCCCGCGCAGGCCTCACAGAGCCCGGGACCCTCACCGTGTGGGTGAAGGAACTCTGGGTCCTGGAGGAGCTTCtgaacagcagcagggtcggCCATTTGCGGTTGTCTTTTTGTGGAATAAAACCAATGGACAGTCAGTACCTGGTTCTGCTGGGTCTGCGGACCCTCAGGATCCACAGTGCAGTCCCAGAGGCCCCCTACCCCCACCAGGAGATGACCATCTCCCCAGCAGTGGGGCTTGTGATGGAGATAGAAACCCTCTCCTTTGAcatctcctcctccctccgcGTGACCTTTCTGGATGTAGCAGTTCTCAACGGGCTCTCTGCCCTGAAGGCGTACAGTGTTTTGGGACCACCTGCTCACACCCTCCCCCAGCGCTTCCCCCACCTGGCCTTACCCCCTGCTCTGCCATCCACTGATACTCCTGGTGACCCTACAGACCCCAGTGAGCAGGCCTCAGAGCCTCCACTGCTTTTTACGTTTGtctactaa